The following proteins are encoded in a genomic region of Brachypodium distachyon strain Bd21 chromosome 1, Brachypodium_distachyon_v3.0, whole genome shotgun sequence:
- the LOC100830580 gene encoding F-box only protein 8-like: MDETESSKQKKLRTGDHPPTNPAATLLTDDLVVEILSRLPAKSLHRFKCVSPSWRDLIAHPAHRKKLPQTLAGFLYGTDDSHFANVSGGPAPLNASVPVLLDKYLHVQ, translated from the coding sequence AAGTTGAGGACAGGCGACCACCCTCCGACGAATCCGGCGGCCACCCTCCTCACCGACGACCTCGTCGTGGAGATCCTCTCCCGCCTCCCCGCCAAGTCCCTCCACCGCTTCAAGTGCGTCTCCCCGTCCTGGCGGGACCTCATCGCCCACCCCGCCCACCGCAAGAAGCTTCCCCAAACCCTCGCCGGCTTCCTCTACGGGACCGACGACAGCCACTTCGCCAACGTCTCCGGCGGCCCAGCCCCGCTCAACGCGTCCGTCCCTGTCCTGCTCGACAAGTACTTGCACGTACAATAG